TCTGATGAGCAGATAAAGGACACCGTAGAAAAGTTTCAAAAAATTCTCGCTGACAACGGTGCAGAAATTGTACATGTTGATCACTGGGGAATGAAAAAATTGGCTTATCCAATTAAAAAGAAAACTTCCGGGGTATATACTGTTGTTGAGTTCAAAGCTCCAAGTACTATTGTAAAAGCTCTAGAGACAGAATACCGTCGCGATGAGCGAGTAATGCGTCACATTTGTATCGTATTGGACAAACACGCAGTAGCTTATAATGAAAAGAAACGTAGAAAACTATCAGACAAAAAAGTAGATGAAGCAGCAACAACGGAGGAAAAATAACATGACGTTGATGAACGAGCCCGTTCATACCAACGAAAACAGAAAAAAATATTGTCGTTTTAAAAAGAATGGCATCAAATATATCGATTACAAAGATCCTAACTTTTTGTTGAAGTTTGTAAACGATCAGGGTAAAATTCTTCCAAGAAGA
This genomic window from Microscilla marina ATCC 23134 contains:
- the rpsF gene encoding 30S ribosomal protein S6; this translates as MHLNNYETVFILTPVLSDEQIKDTVEKFQKILADNGAEIVHVDHWGMKKLAYPIKKKTSGVYTVVEFKAPSTIVKALETEYRRDERVMRHICIVLDKHAVAYNEKKRRKLSDKKVDEAATTEEK
- the rpsR gene encoding 30S ribosomal protein S18 — translated: MTLMNEPVHTNENRKKYCRFKKNGIKYIDYKDPNFLLKFVNDQGKILPRRITGTSLKYQRKVSQAVKRARHLALLPYVTDSLK